A genome region from Bacillota bacterium includes the following:
- a CDS encoding nucleotidyltransferase family protein, with translation MTGGLVLAGAPNRGRLRAVSDVPFEALIPVGDRPLVDYVVEAMAGCAGLERVVVVGPAELAYLARPPRVEVVEGTAGLVDNLARGLQAFPAGEPVVVATGDLPLLTPEVVEAFLAECRALGEHDFYYAVIPKHAIVSRYPGARRSWIGLRDLAVTGGNIFMLRPGAALAILPLLKRVTDLRKSPLGLASMLGPFLVVKYLLGRLTLGEAERRVQSYFHISGRAVVTRHPEVGIDVDKPADLELVTSILVSRG, from the coding sequence ATGACGGGTGGACTGGTGCTGGCGGGGGCTCCCAACCGGGGCCGCTTGCGCGCAGTAAGCGATGTCCCTTTCGAGGCCCTGATCCCGGTGGGAGACCGCCCGCTCGTGGACTACGTGGTGGAAGCCATGGCCGGTTGCGCCGGGCTGGAGCGGGTGGTGGTGGTGGGCCCCGCCGAACTGGCATACCTGGCCCGGCCTCCCCGGGTGGAGGTGGTGGAGGGTACCGCAGGCCTGGTGGACAACCTGGCCCGGGGCCTGCAGGCTTTTCCCGCCGGTGAGCCGGTGGTGGTGGCTACCGGAGACCTCCCCCTCCTCACTCCCGAGGTGGTGGAGGCGTTCCTGGCGGAGTGCCGGGCGCTGGGGGAGCACGATTTCTACTATGCGGTCATCCCCAAACACGCCATCGTCTCCCGCTACCCCGGGGCCAGGCGCAGCTGGATCGGACTGCGAGACCTGGCCGTCACGGGGGGCAACATATTCATGCTCAGGCCCGGGGCGGCACTGGCCATCCTTCCTCTCCTCAAGCGGGTAACCGACCTGCGCAAGAGCCCCCTGGGGCTCGCCTCCATGTTGGGGCCTTTCCTGGTGGTAAAGTACCTTCTGGGAAGGCTGACCCTGGGCGAGGCCGAGCGACGGGTGCAGAGTTACTTCCATATCAGCGGGCGGGCGGTGGTCACCCGCCATCCGGAAGTGGGGATTGACGTTGATAAGCCGGCAGACCTCGAACTGGTCACCTCCATCCTCGTCTCTCGAGGCTGA
- the pth gene encoding aminoacyl-tRNA hydrolase, with protein MGLGNSGERYRLTRHNLGAWVVEGLSRRWDIPLSRRVGGGLIGLGRVGAQKVGLFFPLTFMNLSGAAVGQAVTRLGLVPADLLLIHDDLDLEAGRLRMRPAGGSGGHRGVESVILALGTEDIPRLRVGIGRPPADMDPADFVLAPMSEEEVEFYRIVVEKAVEGCALLLERGLDVAMGWVNSADASAG; from the coding sequence GTGGGCCTGGGTAACTCGGGGGAGAGATATCGGCTCACGCGCCACAACCTGGGAGCCTGGGTGGTGGAAGGGCTGTCCCGCCGGTGGGATATCCCCCTTTCCCGACGCGTGGGAGGGGGACTTATTGGCCTGGGCCGGGTGGGGGCGCAGAAGGTAGGACTCTTCTTTCCCCTCACCTTCATGAACCTGAGCGGGGCTGCGGTGGGGCAGGCCGTCACCCGGCTGGGCCTGGTGCCCGCCGACCTGCTCTTGATCCACGATGACCTGGACCTCGAGGCCGGCCGGCTGCGCATGCGTCCGGCCGGAGGATCGGGCGGGCACCGGGGTGTGGAGTCGGTGATACTCGCCCTCGGCACGGAGGATATCCCGCGCCTGCGGGTGGGCATAGGACGTCCCCCGGCGGACATGGACCCCGCCGATTTTGTGCTTGCCCCCATGAGCGAGGAGGAAGTGGAATTCTACCGTATAGTGGTGGAGAAGGCTGTAGAAGGGTGTGCCCTGCTCCTGGAACGCGGCCTCGACGTGGCCATGGGATGGGTTAACTCGGCAGATGCTTCCGCTGGTTGA
- a CDS encoding GNAT family N-acetyltransferase, translating to MAPFEFRGLDESNWLAVCACGHVDRYDERQVESRRCYLEEEAANGVRVVVAHLDGQPVGFVEVVPIERAARDVHGEGALLVHCVTVFQKGLGVGRALIDEASRLALTQSRDLVVDALAGVYGFMPVEFFSRLGFELVETRGTRRLMVKRLGRSTGEKPARRIAAYMHPTYTFEPVPGAVVVDVFFTPLCTGQWSPEAAIMREAARPYGDRVVVRVYNCGDLAVRRRYGIARAVFVNGVMRPNGDVITLEEARRLLERAFAEPPVPGGGPRWDDTISRLF from the coding sequence ATGGCGCCATTCGAATTCCGCGGTCTGGACGAATCGAACTGGCTGGCCGTGTGCGCGTGCGGTCATGTGGACCGTTACGACGAGCGCCAGGTAGAAAGCCGCCGGTGCTACCTGGAAGAAGAAGCAGCCAACGGCGTCCGAGTGGTGGTGGCGCACCTGGACGGGCAGCCCGTGGGGTTTGTCGAGGTGGTGCCGATCGAGAGGGCCGCCCGCGACGTCCATGGTGAGGGAGCCCTTTTGGTACATTGCGTGACGGTGTTCCAGAAAGGCCTGGGGGTGGGGCGTGCCCTGATCGACGAAGCCTCCCGTCTGGCTTTGACGCAGTCACGCGACCTGGTAGTGGACGCCCTCGCCGGGGTGTACGGGTTTATGCCGGTGGAATTCTTCAGCCGCTTGGGATTCGAACTGGTGGAGACGCGGGGCACGCGCCGGCTCATGGTCAAGCGCCTGGGCCGCTCCACCGGCGAAAAGCCGGCTCGTCGGATCGCAGCCTATATGCATCCCACCTACACATTTGAGCCCGTGCCGGGAGCGGTGGTCGTAGACGTGTTTTTCACGCCGCTCTGCACGGGACAGTGGAGCCCGGAGGCCGCCATCATGCGGGAGGCGGCCCGGCCCTACGGGGACCGGGTGGTGGTGCGGGTATACAACTGCGGCGACCTGGCCGTCAGGCGACGTTACGGGATTGCCCGTGCCGTCTTCGTAAACGGCGTCATGCGACCCAACGGGGACGTCATTACGCTCGAGGAGGCTCGCCGCCTGCTGGAGCGGGCCTTCGCGGAGCCGCCTGTGCCTGGGGGCGGGCCACGCTGGGATGACACCATATCCCGTCTTTTTTGA
- the ispE gene encoding 4-(cytidine 5'-diphospho)-2-C-methyl-D-erythritol kinase codes for MSILLPAFAKINLALEVGPRLPDGYHRLRTVFQAVSLCDLVSLRCSPGLEVKCVWPGVPEGEGNLAYRAARSLRDLAECLAGRGVRIDLYKAIPPAAGLGGGSSDAAATLRGLTWLWDVQVLASEMTRLAAALGSDVPFFLAGGTMLGEGRGDVCSPLPELPPCVLVVTWPACQVATAEVYRLWDGASRPPVPGGKGVDAVRDALEHGDLPGVAGAMWNDLRPVTEHLVPEVGELRALLVGAGALGTEMSGSGPAVFGVFSASRAAERALDGLHGRGYRAFLCRPVGRWSLYPGAGESG; via the coding sequence GTGTCCATACTCCTCCCTGCTTTCGCCAAGATCAATCTGGCTCTCGAGGTCGGTCCCCGTCTCCCTGACGGCTATCACCGGTTGCGCACCGTGTTTCAGGCCGTCAGCCTTTGCGACCTGGTATCCCTGCGATGTTCTCCCGGCCTGGAGGTGAAATGCGTCTGGCCGGGAGTTCCCGAGGGAGAGGGGAACCTGGCCTACCGGGCGGCCCGTTCCCTCCGCGACCTGGCGGAGTGCCTGGCCGGCAGGGGGGTGCGCATCGATCTGTACAAAGCCATCCCCCCGGCTGCGGGCCTGGGCGGAGGGAGCTCTGATGCCGCCGCCACGTTGCGAGGCCTGACCTGGCTTTGGGATGTGCAGGTACTGGCGAGCGAGATGACCCGGCTGGCCGCCGCGCTGGGCAGCGATGTTCCCTTCTTTCTCGCCGGGGGAACGATGCTGGGTGAAGGAAGAGGGGACGTGTGCAGTCCCCTGCCTGAGCTTCCCCCCTGCGTGCTGGTGGTGACATGGCCTGCCTGCCAGGTGGCTACGGCCGAGGTCTATCGCCTTTGGGACGGCGCGTCGCGGCCGCCGGTGCCCGGAGGCAAGGGGGTGGACGCGGTCCGGGATGCCCTGGAGCACGGTGACCTGCCAGGTGTGGCGGGTGCCATGTGGAATGACCTGCGCCCGGTTACGGAGCACCTGGTCCCGGAGGTAGGGGAGCTGCGCGCGTTGCTCGTGGGGGCTGGAGCCCTGGGCACGGAGATGAGCGGGAGCGGCCCGGCTGTCTTCGGGGTTTTCTCTGCGTCCCGGGCCGCCGAGCGCGCCCTCGATGGGCTTCACGGTCGGGGATATCGTGCTTTCCTGTGCAGGCCCGTGGGCCGGTGGTCTCTCTACCCGGGCGCGGGAGAGTCCGGTTAG
- the mfd gene encoding transcription-repair coupling factor, which produces MLPLVDFCAKSEEIERLARQLLGRACLVHGAPGSVRSLVIAALHRVSKRPFLVVTASTALAERRARDLSTLLGEQVYLFPPLEVLPYEVLARSGSLLWSRAAVLTFLLRGKTGVVVAPLSALLRRLADPAWLGGLDMQLEPGMSLAPADLARRWQEAGYERVDAVETRGQFSWRGGILDVYPPGEELPLRVEFFGDDVESVRRFDPASQRSLAAQRSPASQRPVATLETGVVGPAREDLFSPEQRERARREIARDLARTVERLAARGRAAEARRLEERVGEHLARMEDGLFVGVDQYLPYLCPTAYTLLDYFPEPPVVVLDEPDRLREAAEEAEKAGREQVAQLLSQGLLLPRQVDVYLGADALQQRLAGQPRVFFSLLRGRAPAGETIVDFPGRSLPVYHGHWPSFMDDLRRWRRGGRVLVVATTSDRGRALAERLGDEGVLAPRVTPLTRVPEPGEVLVTEGDLETAFELPSLNLAVVTDAAVYGRPKRRQLPRPREGVRLELGELRPGDYVVHQSHGIGRYLGVRTLEIEGAHRDYLFVQYAGGDALYVPTEQVHLVQKYVGPEGHQPRLNRLGGTEWTRARNRVKESVRQMAQELLRLYAFRQALPGYAFSPDSPWQGEFEDSFRYEETPDQRQATEEIKRDMEKPRPMDRLLCGDVGYGKTEVAIRAAFKAVMDGKQVAVLVPTTILAQQHYYTFRERLAGYPVAVEVLSRFRSPREQDAVLERLRRGTVDIVIGTHRLLQDDVGFRDLGLLIVDEEHRFGVAHKERLKQLRLSVDVLSLTATPIPRTLHMALAGLRDMSAIETPPEDRYPVQTYVVEYSEYLVREAIERELRRRGQVFYVHNRVRTIERAAARVGRLVPGTRVAIAHGQMREEQLERVMLEFLNGEYDVLVCTSIIESGLDMPNVNTLIVEDAGELGLAQLYQLRGRVGRSNRLAYAYFTFRPDQRLTEAAERRLQALSEFTELGSGFKIAMRDLEIRGAGNLLGPEQHGFIMAVGLDMYCCLLEEAVREMQGQPVTEEAPVTLELKVDAYLPDEWISDSGQKIAAYKLLAAVRGARDAQLVREELEDRYGPMPLPARNLLAVARVKAACQRLGITSVSQIRDRVLIRLPRELPRRPRGPISYSGGRRPSLTISAQGRSPEKLLSDLEALLAQLEESPA; this is translated from the coding sequence ATGCTTCCGCTGGTTGATTTCTGCGCAAAAAGCGAGGAGATAGAGAGGCTGGCCCGCCAGCTTCTCGGGCGGGCGTGCCTGGTCCACGGAGCACCGGGGTCGGTGCGCTCCCTGGTGATTGCTGCCCTGCACCGCGTCAGCAAGCGGCCCTTTCTCGTGGTCACCGCCTCCACCGCCCTGGCGGAACGGCGGGCCCGGGACCTGAGCACGCTGTTGGGCGAGCAGGTCTACCTTTTTCCGCCTCTGGAGGTGCTGCCCTACGAGGTGCTGGCCCGGTCCGGGTCGCTCTTGTGGAGCCGGGCGGCCGTGCTCACCTTCCTCCTGCGGGGAAAGACAGGGGTGGTGGTGGCGCCCCTGAGTGCGCTGCTGCGCAGGCTGGCCGATCCCGCCTGGCTCGGCGGCCTGGATATGCAGCTTGAGCCGGGGATGAGCTTGGCCCCCGCCGACCTGGCCCGCCGGTGGCAGGAGGCCGGCTACGAGCGGGTGGATGCCGTGGAGACGCGGGGGCAGTTCTCCTGGCGGGGTGGCATCCTGGACGTGTACCCGCCTGGAGAGGAACTTCCCCTGCGGGTGGAGTTCTTCGGCGATGACGTAGAATCCGTGCGCCGCTTCGACCCGGCCAGCCAGCGCTCTCTGGCCGCTCAGCGGTCCCCGGCCAGCCAGCGCCCCGTGGCCACCCTGGAGACGGGGGTCGTTGGTCCGGCCCGGGAAGACCTCTTCTCGCCCGAGCAAAGGGAGCGGGCCCGCCGGGAAATCGCGCGGGATCTGGCCCGCACCGTGGAGCGCCTCGCCGCGAGGGGAAGGGCCGCCGAAGCGCGCCGGCTGGAGGAGAGAGTGGGCGAGCACCTGGCCAGGATGGAGGACGGCCTCTTTGTGGGCGTGGATCAGTACCTGCCGTACCTCTGCCCCACCGCATACACCCTCCTCGACTACTTCCCCGAGCCCCCGGTGGTGGTCCTGGACGAACCCGACCGCCTGCGGGAGGCGGCCGAAGAAGCCGAGAAGGCGGGCAGGGAACAGGTAGCCCAGCTCCTGAGCCAGGGCCTGCTCCTCCCCCGGCAGGTGGATGTGTATCTGGGCGCGGATGCCCTGCAGCAGCGGCTGGCCGGGCAGCCGCGGGTATTCTTTTCTCTGCTGCGCGGCCGCGCGCCCGCCGGCGAGACCATCGTGGATTTTCCGGGCCGCAGCCTCCCCGTGTACCACGGGCACTGGCCCTCCTTCATGGACGATCTCCGCCGATGGAGGCGGGGGGGCCGGGTGCTGGTGGTGGCTACCACGTCCGACCGGGGACGGGCCCTGGCGGAGAGGCTGGGGGACGAGGGAGTGTTGGCCCCCCGCGTGACGCCTCTGACCCGCGTACCCGAGCCGGGGGAGGTCCTGGTCACCGAGGGCGACCTGGAGACGGCGTTCGAACTGCCTTCCCTCAACCTGGCCGTGGTCACCGATGCGGCCGTGTACGGGCGTCCCAAGCGGCGGCAACTGCCCAGACCCCGGGAAGGGGTACGCCTGGAACTGGGGGAGCTGCGGCCCGGCGACTACGTGGTGCACCAGAGTCACGGCATCGGCCGCTACCTGGGAGTGCGCACCCTGGAGATCGAGGGAGCGCACAGGGACTACCTGTTCGTGCAGTATGCGGGCGGCGACGCTCTCTACGTGCCCACTGAGCAGGTTCACCTGGTGCAGAAATACGTGGGGCCGGAGGGGCATCAGCCCCGTCTCAACCGCCTGGGGGGTACCGAGTGGACGCGGGCGCGCAACCGGGTGAAGGAATCGGTACGTCAGATGGCCCAGGAGCTGTTGCGGCTGTACGCCTTCCGTCAGGCCCTCCCGGGATATGCCTTTTCGCCCGACTCCCCCTGGCAGGGGGAGTTCGAGGATTCCTTTCGCTACGAGGAGACGCCCGACCAGCGCCAGGCCACGGAAGAGATCAAACGAGATATGGAGAAACCCCGCCCTATGGATCGCCTCCTGTGCGGAGACGTGGGTTACGGCAAGACGGAGGTGGCCATCAGGGCCGCCTTCAAGGCCGTCATGGACGGCAAGCAGGTGGCGGTGCTGGTCCCCACCACCATCCTGGCCCAGCAGCACTACTACACCTTCCGGGAGCGCCTGGCCGGGTATCCCGTAGCCGTAGAAGTGCTCTCGCGGTTCCGCTCGCCCCGCGAGCAGGATGCGGTGCTGGAGCGGCTGCGCCGGGGAACGGTGGACATCGTCATCGGTACCCACCGCCTCCTGCAGGATGATGTGGGGTTCCGGGACCTGGGCTTGCTCATCGTAGACGAAGAGCACCGGTTCGGGGTGGCCCACAAGGAGCGCCTCAAGCAGCTGCGGCTCAGCGTGGACGTGCTCAGCCTCACCGCCACACCCATTCCCCGCACCCTGCACATGGCCCTGGCGGGCCTGCGGGACATGAGTGCGATCGAGACTCCCCCCGAGGACCGCTATCCCGTGCAGACCTATGTGGTGGAGTATTCGGAGTACCTGGTGCGGGAGGCCATCGAACGGGAGCTGCGCCGGCGGGGGCAGGTGTTCTACGTCCACAACCGGGTGCGCACCATCGAGCGGGCTGCCGCCCGGGTAGGCAGGCTGGTCCCCGGGACCCGGGTCGCCATAGCCCACGGCCAGATGCGGGAGGAGCAGCTGGAACGCGTCATGCTGGAGTTCCTCAACGGGGAGTATGACGTGCTGGTGTGTACCAGCATCATCGAGTCGGGTCTGGACATGCCCAACGTGAACACCCTCATCGTGGAGGACGCCGGCGAGCTGGGGCTGGCCCAGCTTTACCAGCTGCGGGGACGGGTGGGGCGGTCCAACCGCCTGGCTTACGCCTACTTCACCTTCCGGCCCGACCAGCGGCTCACCGAGGCGGCGGAGCGCCGCCTGCAGGCACTTTCCGAGTTCACCGAGCTGGGTTCGGGATTCAAGATCGCCATGCGCGACCTGGAGATCCGGGGGGCGGGCAACCTGCTGGGGCCGGAGCAGCACGGCTTCATCATGGCGGTGGGGCTGGACATGTACTGCTGCCTCCTGGAGGAGGCGGTGCGGGAGATGCAGGGTCAGCCCGTGACCGAGGAAGCTCCGGTAACCCTGGAACTCAAGGTAGATGCTTATCTCCCGGACGAATGGATTTCGGATTCCGGCCAGAAGATCGCCGCTTACAAGCTGCTGGCCGCCGTACGGGGGGCGCGGGATGCCCAGCTCGTGCGCGAGGAGCTGGAAGACCGGTACGGACCGATGCCCCTGCCTGCCCGCAACCTGCTGGCCGTGGCCCGCGTCAAGGCGGCCTGCCAGCGCCTGGGCATCACCAGCGTGAGCCAGATACGCGATCGCGTGCTCATTCGCCTGCCCCGCGAGCTTCCCCGCCGGCCCCGCGGTCCCATTTCGTACAGCGGAGGACGCCGGCCCAGTCTCACCATTTCGGCCCAGGGTCGCTCCCCGGAGAAGCTGCTGTCGGACCT
- a CDS encoding 50S ribosomal protein L25 — translation MAEIRLKARRREAGKGPAHRSRREGWVPAILYGREAGSIPVQVLTHDLDRHLAAGLGTGTVVRVDVEDGERREWTAVLKEIQRDPVSLRVMHLDFQQVLLGDVLVVEIPVVVRGAEEVMRRGGIVQHQLPRVRIEAPVTAIPADIEVDVCGLGVGQHLTVADLRLPPGVRMAEKPDEVVITVLAPRREEEEKPAAEPAAGEAAAGERAGEGATPGGGT, via the coding sequence GTGGCAGAAATCAGGCTGAAGGCTCGCCGCCGCGAGGCGGGGAAGGGGCCTGCCCACCGCAGCCGCCGGGAAGGCTGGGTGCCCGCCATCCTCTACGGACGGGAGGCGGGGAGCATCCCCGTGCAGGTTCTCACTCATGACCTGGACCGGCACCTGGCGGCCGGGCTGGGTACGGGTACCGTGGTGCGGGTCGACGTGGAAGATGGCGAACGCAGGGAATGGACGGCGGTGTTGAAGGAAATCCAGCGGGACCCGGTCAGCCTGCGGGTGATGCACCTGGATTTCCAGCAGGTATTGCTGGGGGACGTACTCGTGGTGGAGATCCCGGTGGTGGTGAGGGGCGCGGAGGAAGTGATGCGCCGGGGAGGCATCGTGCAGCATCAGCTCCCCCGCGTGCGGATAGAGGCTCCGGTCACCGCCATCCCCGCCGACATCGAGGTGGACGTGTGCGGGCTTGGCGTCGGCCAGCACCTCACAGTGGCCGACCTGCGGCTGCCCCCCGGGGTCAGGATGGCGGAGAAGCCTGACGAAGTGGTGATCACGGTGCTGGCCCCCAGGCGTGAGGAAGAGGAGAAGCCCGCCGCGGAGCCGGCCGCCGGGGAAGCGGCTGCCGGAGAAAGGGCCGGAGAAGGTGCGACCCCTGGAGGTGGTACCTAG
- a CDS encoding ribonuclease H-like YkuK family protein, which produces MYFTSPTRGVLGFEQMFSDIMGFVAEDPDASYKLIIGTDSQVHDDVLFVTAVIIHRLGKGGRYYFTRRRERKMPSLRQRIFYEVALSLGVASRLAERLAQNGSSGLDIEIHLDVGRNGETRDMIREVVGMVTGTGFDAKIKPNSYGASKVADKYAR; this is translated from the coding sequence ATGTACTTCACAAGCCCGACCAGGGGCGTGCTGGGATTCGAGCAGATGTTCTCCGATATCATGGGCTTCGTGGCCGAAGACCCCGACGCCTCGTACAAGCTGATCATCGGTACCGACTCCCAGGTTCACGATGACGTGCTCTTCGTGACCGCCGTCATCATCCACCGCCTGGGCAAGGGGGGCCGTTATTACTTCACCAGGCGCAGGGAGCGCAAGATGCCCAGCCTGCGGCAGCGCATTTTCTACGAGGTGGCCCTATCCCTGGGTGTGGCCAGCCGGCTGGCCGAGCGGCTGGCCCAGAATGGCTCTTCCGGCCTGGACATTGAGATCCACCTGGACGTGGGACGGAACGGCGAGACCCGGGACATGATCCGCGAAGTGGTGGGCATGGTCACCGGCACCGGTTTTGACGCCAAGATCAAGCCCAACTCTTACGGCGCATCCAAGGTAGCCGACAAATACGCCCGCTAG
- a CDS encoding NTP transferase domain-containing protein — protein sequence MTLISRQTSNWSPPSSSLEADPDLVAVVLAAGQGKRMKSSLVKVLHPLRGRPLVGHVLDAVRGARASRVIVVVGVQGDRVQEALHGEGVEFVHQDRPLGTAHAVLATRPLLEGYRGDVLVVYGDTPLLDAGDLRSLVEARRRAGAVLAFLTTRLPDPTGYGRVIRDAAGRVVGIVEEVDCTPQQRAVAEVNAGVYCFLAPRLWGALELVGRANAQGEFYLTDAVGIMSGRGEEIVAVTVPPERTEGVSDRADLARMESTLRRSHVEAVMRQGVTVADPAAAYLGEHVEAERDVLIGPGTVVEGLVRVRKGATVGPLVVIKQRDRG from the coding sequence TTGACGTTGATAAGCCGGCAGACCTCGAACTGGTCACCTCCATCCTCGTCTCTCGAGGCTGATCCCGACCTGGTGGCGGTGGTGCTGGCTGCCGGCCAGGGCAAGCGCATGAAGTCGTCCCTGGTTAAGGTGCTCCATCCCCTGCGGGGCCGGCCGCTGGTGGGGCACGTGCTGGACGCCGTGCGGGGCGCCCGCGCCTCGCGGGTGATCGTGGTGGTGGGAGTCCAGGGGGACCGGGTGCAGGAAGCGCTGCACGGGGAAGGTGTGGAGTTCGTGCACCAGGACCGTCCCCTGGGCACGGCCCACGCCGTGCTGGCAACCAGGCCGCTCCTGGAAGGGTACCGCGGCGACGTGCTGGTGGTGTACGGGGATACTCCCCTGTTGGATGCCGGGGATCTGCGATCCCTGGTGGAAGCGCGGCGCCGGGCGGGCGCAGTCCTGGCCTTCCTCACCACGCGCCTGCCCGATCCCACCGGGTACGGGCGGGTGATCCGCGACGCGGCAGGGCGCGTGGTGGGCATCGTAGAAGAGGTTGACTGCACTCCCCAGCAGCGGGCCGTCGCCGAGGTGAACGCCGGAGTTTACTGCTTCCTGGCACCCCGGCTGTGGGGTGCGCTGGAGCTGGTGGGTCGGGCCAATGCCCAGGGAGAATTCTATCTGACCGATGCGGTGGGGATCATGAGCGGACGGGGCGAGGAGATCGTGGCCGTCACCGTCCCCCCCGAGCGGACGGAGGGAGTCAGTGACCGGGCGGACCTGGCGCGGATGGAATCCACCCTGCGGCGTTCCCACGTGGAGGCCGTCATGCGTCAGGGCGTAACGGTGGCCGATCCCGCCGCGGCCTACCTGGGGGAGCATGTGGAAGCGGAAAGGGACGTGCTGATCGGACCGGGCACGGTGGTCGAGGGGCTGGTGCGGGTCAGGAAGGGTGCGACGGTGGGGCCACTGGTAGTCATCAAGCAGCGCGATAGGGGGTAG
- a CDS encoding ribose-phosphate pyrophosphokinase: MAALAAELQLFAGGANVPLALEVSEYLGIPLGGMELKRFADGEARVMIMESVRGHDCFVIQPTSRPVNENLVELLIIIDALRRASAWRITAVIPYYGYARQDRKFRGREPITAKLVANLLTVAGVDRVVTMDLHAGQIQGFFDIPVDHLTAAPLLADYFRQKGLEDIVVVSPDVGGVARARGLAERLGAPLAIVDKRRPEPNVAEAMNVIGRVAGKVAIIMDDIVDTGGTLVESAAALRDRGAKALYACCTHAILSGDGPRRIHESLLEELVITNTIDQRGRLGPKLKVISVAPLLGEAIRRIHSDLSVSELFQ, translated from the coding sequence GTGGCAGCATTGGCAGCAGAGCTACAGTTGTTCGCCGGGGGGGCCAACGTGCCCCTGGCCCTGGAGGTGTCCGAGTACCTGGGCATCCCCCTTGGGGGCATGGAACTGAAGCGCTTCGCCGATGGCGAGGCCAGGGTGATGATAATGGAGAGCGTGCGCGGGCACGATTGCTTCGTCATCCAGCCCACGTCCCGGCCCGTCAACGAGAACCTTGTGGAACTCCTGATCATCATCGATGCGTTGCGCCGGGCGTCGGCCTGGCGTATCACGGCGGTGATCCCGTACTACGGCTACGCCCGCCAGGACCGCAAGTTTCGGGGCCGGGAACCCATCACGGCCAAGCTGGTGGCCAACCTGCTCACCGTGGCCGGCGTAGACCGGGTGGTCACCATGGACCTGCACGCCGGGCAGATCCAGGGATTCTTCGACATCCCGGTGGACCACCTCACCGCCGCTCCTCTGCTGGCTGACTACTTCCGCCAGAAGGGACTGGAGGACATCGTGGTGGTGTCGCCGGACGTGGGAGGAGTCGCGCGGGCCCGCGGCCTGGCCGAAAGGCTGGGGGCGCCCCTGGCCATTGTGGACAAGCGCCGGCCGGAGCCCAACGTGGCGGAGGCGATGAACGTGATTGGACGGGTGGCGGGAAAAGTGGCTATAATCATGGATGACATCGTGGATACGGGCGGCACGCTGGTGGAGAGCGCCGCGGCGCTCAGGGATCGGGGGGCGAAAGCGTTGTACGCGTGTTGCACCCACGCCATCCTCTCCGGGGACGGGCCCCGCCGCATACACGAGAGCCTGCTGGAGGAGCTGGTGATCACCAACACCATCGATCAGCGGGGCCGTCTCGGCCCCAAGCTCAAGGTGATATCCGTGGCTCCCCTGCTGGGCGAGGCCATCCGGCGTATCCATTCCGACCTGTCGGTCTCGGAGCTATTCCAGTGA
- a CDS encoding Veg family protein: protein MPTSQVLRIIRENIDCHVGEKVRVRANKGRRKVVEKEGILEKTYPSIFVVKIEGKQIPMRRVSFSYTDVLTAAVEVIVCTDEGEKRLQVCSG, encoded by the coding sequence ATGCCGACCAGCCAGGTGCTGCGCATAATCCGTGAGAACATCGACTGCCATGTGGGCGAGAAGGTCAGAGTGCGCGCCAACAAGGGGCGGCGCAAGGTAGTGGAGAAGGAAGGCATCCTGGAGAAGACCTACCCCTCCATCTTCGTGGTCAAGATCGAAGGCAAGCAGATACCCATGCGGCGGGTTTCTTTCAGCTATACGGATGTGCTTACCGCGGCCGTAGAAGTAATCGTATGCACTGACGAGGGAGAGAAGCGCCTACAGGTTTGCAGCGGCTGA